In the genome of Prochlorothrix hollandica PCC 9006 = CALU 1027, one region contains:
- a CDS encoding DUF4278 domain-containing protein — translation MHMTYRGVSYEPNAPHIELKEEQVVGHYRGRELHFRTLLNNPVLQPAFHLVYRGIG, via the coding sequence GTGTGAGCTATGAGCCGAATGCTCCCCACATTGAACTGAAGGAAGAACAAGTCGTAGGTCATTATCGGGGACGGGAATTACATTTTCGGACATTACTGAACAATCCTGTCCTTCAGCCCGCATTTCATCTGGTATATCGAGGTATTGGTTAA